A single Triticum dicoccoides isolate Atlit2015 ecotype Zavitan chromosome 2A, WEW_v2.0, whole genome shotgun sequence DNA region contains:
- the LOC119359697 gene encoding noroxomaritidine/norcraugsodine reductase-like: MAATAACRTVEGRWNLAGSTALVTGGSKGIGHAIVEELAGLGARVHTCSRSAAELEECRRQWEGKNLRVTVSVCDVSVRAEREKLMDTVKRTLGGKLDILVNNAGQSMVKAATECTGEDYALVMATNIESCFHLAQLAHPLLLRSAGGGASSVVHISSIAGFVGFPGLAVYSMTKGAMNQLTRSLAAEWAGDGIRVNCVAPGGINTDIAKDMITRDPEIVKSQATQLPMQRLGETEEVASVVAFLCMPAASYITGQVICVDGGRTIA, encoded by the exons ATGGCCGCCACCGCCGCATGCCGGACCGTTGAGGGGAGATGGAATCTTGCCGGCTCCACGGCGCTCGTTACCGGCGGCAGCAAAGGGATCGG GCATGCGATCGTGGAGGAGCTGGCCGGGCTCGGGGCTCGGGTGCACACGTGCTCCCGGAGCGCGGCGGAGCTGGAGGAGTGCCGGCGGCAGTGGGAGGGCAAGAACCTCCGGGTCACCGTCTCCGTCTGCGACGTGTCCGTGCGCGCCGAGAGGGAGAAGCTCATGGATACGGTGAAGCGAACCCTGGGCGGCAAGCTGGACATCCTGGTGAACAACGCGGGGCAGTCCATGGTGAAGGCGGCGACGGAGTGCACCGGCGAGGACTACGCGCTGGTGATGGCCACCAACATCGAGTCGTGCTTCCACCTCGCGCAGCTGGCGCACCCGCTCCTCCTCCGCTCGGCCGGTGGAGGGGCGAGCAGCGTCGTCCACATCTCCTCCATCGCCGGCTTCGTCGGCTTCCCGGGCCTCGCCGTCTACTCCATGACCAAGGGGGCGATGAACCAGCTCACTCGGAGCCTTGCCGCCGAGTGGGCCGGCGACGGCATACGCGTCAACTGCGTCGCGCCGGGCGGCATCAACACTGACATCGCCAAAGACATG ATAACGAGGGACCCGGAGATTGTGAAGAGCCAGGCCACGCAGCTGCCGATGCAGCGGCTGGGCGAGACGGAGGAGGTGGCATCGGTGGTGGCCTTCCTCTGCATGCCAGCGGCGTCCTACATCACCGGCCAAGTCATCTGCGTCGACGGCGGACGCACCATAGCTTAA